In a genomic window of Candidatus Zixiibacteriota bacterium:
- a CDS encoding leucine zipper domain-containing protein — MPWRTTSVMDERIKFVIEASKDESTMSQLCRDFGISRPTGYRWLSRYREFGSVLSLFDRSRRPHHSPTRTSQKIEGHVLVLRRWYGWGARKLRELLLREGIEVKVSTINRILKRNGLIEQKKRCYSATGRFERSNPNELWQMDFKGEFTMSQGKCFPLTLVDDHSRFALGVFALPSIHGDGCATLVAAFIWLLWSPRGDTYGPRFSLVEYD; from the coding sequence ATGCCTTGGAGAACGACAAGTGTTATGGATGAGCGGATCAAATTCGTGATTGAAGCATCTAAAGATGAATCTACGATGAGCCAATTGTGCCGTGATTTTGGAATCAGCCGTCCGACTGGTTATCGTTGGTTGTCTCGATATCGAGAATTCGGTAGCGTTTTATCTTTGTTTGATCGTTCCCGTCGTCCTCATCATAGTCCGACTCGTACCAGTCAGAAGATTGAGGGCCACGTTTTGGTATTGCGTCGGTGGTATGGTTGGGGTGCGAGGAAGTTGCGGGAGTTGTTATTGCGTGAGGGAATCGAAGTTAAGGTTTCCACCATCAACCGGATATTGAAACGTAACGGTTTAATTGAGCAGAAGAAGCGCTGTTATTCGGCCACCGGTCGATTTGAGCGATCCAATCCGAACGAGTTATGGCAGATGGATTTCAAGGGTGAATTCACGATGTCTCAGGGTAAATGTTTTCCCTTAACGCTGGTTGACGATCATAGTCGTTTTGCTCTTGGGGTCTTTGCTCTGCCCAGCATTCATGGCGACGGGTGTGCAACGCTCGTTGCAGCGTTCATTTGGCTCCTATGGTCTCCCAGAGGCGATACTTATGGACCACGGTTCTCCTTGGTGGAGTACGACTAA
- a CDS encoding S9 family peptidase, whose product MKYLKNSMVCVAVICAFLASGCSQNNYHEVKKYTIEQFLNTTSLFGASLSHDETKILFTSNISGVYNAYTVPMTGGDAQALTHSDSNSIYAVSFFPFDNRIIFDSDQGGNEVYHLYVRNEDGSVIDLIDEPEARATFAGWSHDLKSFFYECNRRDPRFMDIYEMELGTMTSQMIYQNDRGYTFGDISNDKRYIVFSKSRTMHDADIYLYDNIAGEMKHITPHEGEIDFAPRGFSVDSKYLYYLTDENSEFKYLARYDISSGISDAVKTADWDIMYSYFSYKGKYRVIGVNNDAKTEIEILNTETGELINPPDLPDADITSVGFSRSEKYMTFYMSGSRSPSDLYIYNLETGEYNRLTNSMNPEIDPQDLVDAEVVRFKSFDGLEIPGILYKPHLKPGEMAPALVWVHGGPGGQSRVGYNSTTQYLVNHGYVVLAINNRGSRGYGKTFYKLDDLNHGKGDLDDCVMAKEYFASTGFVDTSRVGILGGSYGGYMVLAAMAFRPDEFDVGVDIFGVSNWVRTLKSIPAWWEDFKEALYKELGNPETQEDYLRSISPLFHAEKIKKPLIILQGANDPRVLQVESDEIVEAVKKNGVLVEYIVFEDEGHGFSKRANNIEGWEAILGFLDKNLKNLQ is encoded by the coding sequence ATGAAATATCTTAAAAATTCTATGGTTTGCGTGGCTGTGATTTGCGCGTTTTTAGCGTCAGGATGTAGTCAGAATAATTATCATGAGGTTAAGAAATATACGATTGAGCAATTTCTCAATACTACTTCACTATTTGGCGCATCATTGTCGCATGATGAAACAAAAATACTCTTTACCAGTAATATATCCGGAGTCTATAATGCTTATACTGTCCCCATGACAGGAGGCGATGCTCAAGCCCTCACACATTCGGATTCAAACTCGATATACGCGGTTTCATTTTTTCCCTTTGATAATCGTATAATCTTTGACAGCGATCAGGGTGGAAATGAAGTTTACCATCTATACGTACGAAACGAAGATGGCAGCGTCATTGATTTGATTGATGAGCCGGAAGCGCGGGCTACTTTTGCGGGTTGGAGCCATGATTTGAAATCATTCTTTTATGAATGCAATCGGCGCGACCCCCGGTTTATGGATATCTATGAGATGGAACTGGGAACAATGACGAGTCAAATGATTTATCAGAATGACCGGGGTTATACATTTGGCGATATTTCCAATGATAAGCGATATATTGTATTTTCCAAATCCAGGACGATGCATGATGCGGATATATATCTTTATGATAATATAGCCGGTGAGATGAAACATATTACTCCGCATGAGGGTGAAATAGATTTTGCTCCGAGAGGATTTAGCGTCGATTCGAAATATCTCTATTATCTAACAGACGAAAATAGCGAATTTAAGTATTTGGCGAGATATGATATTTCAAGCGGGATTTCCGATGCTGTAAAAACTGCGGATTGGGATATTATGTATTCCTATTTTTCTTATAAAGGCAAATACAGAGTTATCGGAGTTAACAATGATGCCAAAACAGAAATAGAAATACTCAATACAGAAACAGGGGAACTTATTAATCCGCCGGATTTACCGGATGCCGATATAACATCCGTGGGATTTTCGAGAAGCGAGAAGTACATGACTTTTTATATGAGTGGTTCCCGGTCCCCGAGTGATCTTTATATATATAATCTTGAAACAGGAGAGTATAATCGCCTGACAAATTCTATGAATCCTGAAATTGACCCCCAGGACCTCGTCGATGCGGAGGTGGTCAGGTTTAAATCATTTGATGGTTTGGAAATACCGGGAATATTATATAAGCCCCATCTCAAACCTGGCGAAATGGCCCCGGCGTTGGTTTGGGTCCACGGTGGTCCGGGCGGACAATCCCGGGTCGGATATAATTCGACAACGCAATATTTGGTAAATCATGGTTATGTCGTTTTGGCCATAAATAATCGCGGAAGCAGAGGATATGGCAAAACATTTTATAAGCTCGACGATTTGAATCATGGCAAAGGAGATTTAGATGATTGTGTCATGGCCAAAGAATATTTTGCCTCAACCGGATTCGTCGATACCAGCCGGGTTGGAATTCTCGGCGGCAGTTATGGCGGGTATATGGTCCTGGCCGCCATGGCGTTCAGGCCAGATGAATTTGATGTCGGGGTGGATATCTTTGGCGTCTCCAATTGGGTAAGGACTCTTAAAAGTATTCCCGCATGGTGGGAAGATTTTAAGGAGGCATTATATAAAGAACTTGGAAATCCGGAAACCCAAGAAGATTATCTCCGCAGTATATCGCCGCTCTTTCATGCCGAAAAAATAAAGAAACCACTCATTATTTTACAGGGCGCCAATGACCCGCGAGTTCTTCAGGTTGAATCTGACGAAATTGTTGAAGCAGTAAAGAAAAATGGAGTTTTGGTGGAATACATAGTATTTGAAGATGAGGGGCACGGCTTTTCCAAAAGAGCCAATAATATAGAAGGCTGGGAAGCGATCTTAGGTTTTCTTGATAAGAATTTGAAGAATTTACAATAA
- a CDS encoding PKD domain-containing protein, which yields MIIKDYMSSGRHVALAFLLTMILLSFGTLPATAGNDCELICGGPAINEIHTKPADLHDSLCPPPQAHFCACPRSGCDTLTVNFVDYSYGYIDTWEWDFGDGNTSDEEYPTHFYDSPGFYTVSLTVTGCGGKSTNTYTNYVIIRTMPTADFDFSIRPGCLPATVDFTDKSSYSIYWRWDFGDGTESNDQNPTHTYAAAGTYIVTLKVMNSCGIDYKIREVIITADTEPIADFTSDITEGCEGATISFTDQSMYADTWEWDFGDGATSTDQNPTHTYTIAGTYAVSLTVTNLCGRDTETKLEYITIHPGPIADFIYDVSEGCSDGTVIFTDRSINASSWFWDFGDGNTSIEQHPTYVYSASGTYMVSLTVTNECGEDTEQREVDILIGKAPIADFSADNVEGCIGYPISFIDLSTDANSWYWEFGDGHTSTDQHPMHSYGATGTYTVTLTVANECGEDTEIKEAYIIIYALPTPDFTADETDICAGETVNFTDLSSNADSWYWDFGDGTTSTDQNPSHTYTSVGDFDVSLRVENDCGSDSEYRDNYITVGQAPVANFRASDTEICAHEDVHFTDMSTDATSWEWDFGDGGTSNEQNPIHRYDHFGYFDVRLTVRNACGEDTDYRQEYVIVHDIPVAGFTIEASGNCAPMTVNFYDQSASATSWLWDFGDGNTSTEQNPVHTYTQEGDFSVRLTATNDCGSDDEYLENIIHVIWRPWALFTADKEQACANTDIKFNNNSQYSNSYLWDFGDGTTSTEYSPTHRYTTEGYYTVSLTASNECGDSKETKVDYIYIAHLPVAEFSYDPGEGCEPLTVEFTNLSTHIDGQHWDFGDGNSDNTYDATHTYDKPGTYTVTLNVGNMCGDDHETKIDIITVHPKPIPDFTSDKNYICEGETVSFTDLSQYATSWEWDFGDGTTSPLQNPTHTYHHQGEYDVTLVVTNDCGTNYENKMYYIDVDPLPEAEFEADYSEGCVGLIVHFSNLSSYATDYHWDFGDGSTSSDESPDHYYNTAGVYTVTLTASNPCADDTETKVEYIRVHPMPHADFTADITTVCVNEPVSFIDQSTNADDWYWDFGDGNYSNVQNPVHTYATPGKYDVGLTVSNYCGDDSEYKTEFITVTAPPYADFSTSTIEYCVGETIDFTNVSQNAKSVTWDFGDGTQSNQYDAQHTYTVAGTYTVKLTVSNECGTDFMEKVEYITIYPIPIADFTSDKNQVCTGATVTFTDMSTDADSWSWNFGDGTTSNDQNPTHSYSIAGTYNVSLLVTNECGDDTEIKEEFITVSPAPVADFTVEVNNVCTLDDVYFMDRSTNADTWYWDFGDGGTSSGQNPNPQHTYTSPGVYTVSLTVTNACGEDTETKIAYITVGEGPLAEFTSDKTETCVNTSISFTDLSTRADTWSWNFGDGGTSIAQNPTHTYTTPGTYTVALTVSNDCGSRTETKIEYITIWSDPVADFDTEIRDVCTGAEVYFIDMSQYATIWSWNFGDGATSTDQYPSHSYTAGGVYTVTLTVTNACGDDIETKEEFITVTPGPIADFNTEVTEGCLGETVYFYNASQNADSYLWNFGDGTTSQDLNPMHTYSAAGVYTISLTAYNSCGDDTETKVNYVTVIAGPTADFSATPISGNSPMTVDFTDLSTSDLVINSWDWNFGDGGTSGDQTPTHIYTAPGTYTVSLTVTDDCGDDNETKIEYINVIDTCAVDFFAEPTEGCVETTVYFNGDATGDCNIVAWLWNFGDPASGGQNTASGRIVQHRYRLDGTYTVTMTAVNDEDSIIVAKTNFITIHGGPNAAFDATPTQGTAPLLVNFTDKSTSGLAIYSWEWNFGDPTSGDNVSILQNPSHIYTADGTYNVSLIVNNECGADTTHGEIIVTPSISVTKSVDKGFARMGDDLLYTVTIRNNSQEPASNVLVTDTIPDSTGCLINSISGNGIYDPNLDMVSWYIPVVSPGAEETVSFMVNLDGPFTTFPTMVYNQAIAYIGTESKSASAQVYYSNIVETEVDQPTGGELGIFKAVSATLASRGDVLTYTITVANDRDAANNVTIFDAIPDSTTYVNGSISSGGVYTSATDSLEWQLGTLNPFESRMVSFQVTVNSGITENIKIPNTALVQSSLGSDQSNEVITAVSTVPIVITKTTSTPSGMIGDLMRFTIQVQNFTDQLFTDVQLTDTMPNGIFYIGGTSLLNGSGSGDPTGDNPYIWALGDLQASETITLEYTSLVSASAQPGMHENVARAQAMQAGVPTASNRAVARVYILSHSLSGSIRGRVIVDCDGDGVADMDSIPSPIDIYLDDGSQSQANEKGMFYFSTVRPGERVVMLDERDLDGYYIPDDAQASVFAHVHETGESYILFRICPEYARLNIEKKASIVPTIKLTKKASLNPEQIVDNLGVLIDYEIDIKSNGLADPTRVRVVDSFPESMNLILNESQELIPQEDGNQLIYEVTAAQERMQKSILYSLRDLEPGMRQFLTNKVFLEGDIEKTGQAVETVTSEPVEVAVGPFLLAPPQDVQITLTPALFITSKADLLEPAIPQLEAAADSIMKYADADIKVEGHCDYRKINTPEFPSNWELGEARAKAVVDWLAVNRNVDRDRLSFESFAATRPIIENVHTSELLQPNRRTEVIIKTRIGGFMAPSAIPAGGWEKTTSMTLNPITFDTVFEASQAVLETGLDDTWEVILTIENTGAIAAENTILTDIIPDGAEYLDNSATLNGNNVSVTVEGQKLLISIDRIDPSQKLEFRYRIRAIEGATPSGGGAASIEMKTSNNQPVIQTSNEVRFK from the coding sequence ATGATTATCAAAGATTATATGAGCAGTGGCAGGCACGTAGCGTTAGCGTTCCTGCTGACAATGATTTTACTGAGTTTTGGGACTCTGCCGGCAACGGCGGGCAATGATTGCGAATTGATTTGTGGTGGTCCCGCAATAAACGAAATACATACCAAGCCGGCTGATTTGCATGATAGTTTGTGTCCTCCTCCGCAGGCACATTTTTGCGCCTGTCCTCGGAGTGGTTGTGATACATTAACTGTAAATTTCGTTGATTATTCATATGGGTATATCGATACATGGGAGTGGGATTTCGGTGACGGTAATACTTCCGATGAGGAATATCCGACTCACTTTTATGATTCACCCGGATTTTATACCGTATCTTTAACGGTTACCGGATGCGGTGGTAAATCGACTAACACATATACTAATTATGTCATAATCAGAACAATGCCGACGGCTGATTTTGATTTTAGTATTCGGCCGGGTTGCCTTCCCGCTACGGTGGATTTTACCGACAAATCATCCTACTCAATATATTGGCGTTGGGATTTTGGCGATGGTACCGAATCTAATGACCAGAATCCGACCCATACCTATGCGGCGGCAGGAACCTATATCGTAACACTGAAAGTCATGAATTCATGCGGTATAGATTATAAGATTCGCGAAGTTATCATTACTGCCGATACCGAACCGATAGCGGATTTTACATCGGACATTACTGAAGGATGCGAGGGTGCGACGATTTCGTTTACCGACCAATCTATGTACGCCGATACATGGGAATGGGATTTTGGTGATGGCGCGACGTCAACCGATCAAAATCCGACACATACTTATACGATTGCCGGAACATATGCAGTTTCCCTTACAGTGACTAACCTATGCGGCCGGGATACCGAGACGAAACTCGAATATATCACTATACATCCCGGACCGATTGCTGATTTTATCTATGATGTATCCGAAGGATGTTCCGACGGCACGGTTATATTTACAGATAGATCAATCAACGCTTCAAGCTGGTTCTGGGATTTCGGAGACGGTAATACGTCAATCGAACAACACCCGACTTATGTCTATTCCGCATCAGGAACTTATATGGTTTCATTGACCGTAACAAATGAATGCGGCGAAGATACTGAACAGCGTGAAGTCGATATTTTGATTGGGAAAGCTCCGATCGCTGATTTCTCGGCAGATAATGTCGAAGGTTGTATCGGGTATCCAATTTCGTTTATCGATCTTTCAACCGACGCAAATTCCTGGTACTGGGAGTTTGGAGATGGCCATACTTCAACCGATCAACACCCGATGCATTCTTATGGCGCAACCGGAACCTATACAGTAACTCTGACGGTAGCCAACGAGTGCGGTGAAGATACAGAAATAAAAGAAGCGTATATCATAATTTATGCTCTCCCGACACCTGATTTTACAGCCGACGAAACTGACATATGCGCCGGGGAAACGGTTAATTTTACCGATTTATCGTCCAACGCCGATTCATGGTACTGGGATTTCGGTGATGGCACTACCTCCACTGACCAAAATCCGAGTCATACCTATACCTCTGTAGGAGATTTTGATGTATCTCTCAGAGTGGAAAATGATTGCGGATCCGATAGTGAATACCGCGACAATTATATTACGGTTGGCCAGGCCCCAGTGGCCAATTTCCGGGCAAGCGATACTGAAATTTGTGCACACGAAGATGTTCACTTTACAGATATGTCTACTGATGCAACATCGTGGGAATGGGATTTTGGAGACGGTGGAACATCAAACGAGCAAAATCCAATACATCGCTATGATCATTTTGGATATTTCGATGTCCGGTTGACCGTTAGAAACGCCTGCGGTGAGGATACCGATTACAGGCAAGAGTATGTCATCGTCCACGATATTCCAGTAGCCGGTTTCACTATTGAAGCCAGTGGCAATTGCGCTCCGATGACTGTAAATTTCTACGATCAGTCAGCCAGCGCCACATCCTGGCTCTGGGATTTCGGCGACGGCAATACCTCAACCGAGCAAAACCCGGTTCATACTTATACACAAGAGGGTGACTTCTCGGTAAGATTGACAGCAACAAATGACTGCGGCAGCGATGACGAATATCTTGAAAATATTATTCATGTCATATGGAGACCATGGGCATTATTCACCGCCGACAAAGAGCAGGCATGTGCTAATACGGACATTAAATTTAACAATAATTCTCAGTATTCTAATAGCTATTTGTGGGATTTCGGCGACGGAACGACTTCAACCGAATACAGCCCGACTCACAGATATACCACTGAGGGTTATTATACCGTATCGTTGACAGCCTCTAATGAATGCGGTGATTCTAAGGAAACCAAAGTAGATTATATCTATATTGCGCATCTGCCGGTTGCGGAATTTTCATACGATCCCGGCGAAGGCTGTGAACCCCTGACGGTTGAGTTCACCAACCTATCGACACATATTGACGGACAACATTGGGATTTTGGAGATGGAAATTCTGACAATACATATGACGCGACTCATACTTATGATAAACCGGGAACTTACACGGTCACTCTCAACGTCGGTAATATGTGCGGTGATGATCACGAAACCAAAATTGATATAATAACCGTTCATCCAAAGCCCATACCTGATTTTACATCCGATAAGAATTATATCTGTGAAGGTGAAACAGTATCTTTCACAGATTTGTCTCAATATGCTACATCCTGGGAATGGGATTTTGGAGATGGAACTACTTCACCCCTGCAGAATCCAACGCATACTTATCATCATCAAGGGGAATATGATGTAACATTGGTTGTAACCAACGATTGTGGTACGAATTACGAAAATAAAATGTATTACATCGATGTCGATCCTCTCCCGGAAGCCGAATTCGAAGCCGATTATAGTGAAGGTTGCGTTGGTTTAATCGTTCATTTCTCAAATCTCTCGTCATATGCCACGGACTATCACTGGGATTTCGGTGATGGATCGACTTCATCCGATGAATCGCCAGATCATTATTATAATACTGCCGGGGTATATACGGTTACTCTAACCGCATCAAATCCTTGCGCTGATGATACTGAAACAAAAGTTGAATATATTCGTGTGCATCCGATGCCTCACGCAGACTTTACTGCAGATATTACGACTGTGTGTGTGAATGAACCAGTCTCGTTTATCGATCAGTCAACTAATGCTGACGACTGGTACTGGGATTTCGGTGATGGGAATTATTCAAATGTTCAGAATCCGGTTCATACTTACGCGACTCCGGGCAAATACGATGTCGGATTGACGGTATCCAATTATTGTGGCGATGATAGTGAATATAAAACTGAGTTCATCACTGTCACAGCCCCGCCATATGCCGATTTCAGTACTTCAACGATTGAATATTGCGTTGGTGAAACAATTGATTTCACAAACGTATCACAAAATGCCAAGTCAGTAACCTGGGATTTTGGTGACGGTACACAGTCAAACCAATATGACGCTCAACACACTTATACGGTAGCTGGAACTTATACTGTCAAATTGACAGTTTCCAATGAATGCGGTACAGATTTCATGGAAAAAGTTGAATACATCACTATTTATCCAATACCGATAGCTGACTTCACATCTGATAAGAATCAGGTTTGTACCGGTGCCACAGTAACCTTTACAGATATGTCAACCGATGCCGATTCCTGGAGTTGGAATTTTGGTGATGGGACAACTTCCAACGATCAAAACCCGACTCATTCCTATTCTATAGCCGGAACTTACAACGTCTCATTATTGGTCACCAATGAATGCGGCGATGATACTGAAATCAAAGAAGAATTCATAACCGTATCTCCCGCTCCGGTGGCCGATTTTACTGTTGAAGTCAATAACGTATGCACTCTTGATGATGTTTACTTCATGGACCGCTCGACCAACGCCGACACCTGGTACTGGGATTTCGGCGACGGTGGAACATCATCCGGCCAGAATCCAAATCCACAGCATACTTATACCAGTCCGGGAGTTTATACCGTGTCCCTGACGGTTACCAATGCCTGTGGAGAAGATACGGAAACGAAAATAGCATATATTACCGTTGGCGAAGGACCATTGGCTGAATTCACATCAGATAAGACCGAAACCTGTGTCAATACATCGATTTCATTTACAGATTTATCGACCAGGGCTGATACATGGTCGTGGAATTTTGGCGACGGTGGGACTTCAATCGCTCAAAACCCGACTCATACCTATACGACACCGGGCACATATACTGTGGCTTTGACGGTTTCCAATGATTGCGGTTCGAGAACTGAAACTAAAATCGAATACATAACTATATGGTCCGACCCTGTGGCCGATTTCGATACTGAAATCCGAGATGTTTGTACTGGCGCGGAAGTTTACTTTATCGATATGTCTCAGTACGCGACGATCTGGTCCTGGAACTTCGGTGATGGCGCCACTTCAACCGATCAATATCCCTCGCATTCTTATACGGCCGGAGGAGTATATACGGTTACTCTGACAGTGACCAATGCCTGCGGTGATGATATTGAAACTAAAGAAGAATTTATTACCGTCACGCCTGGACCTATTGCAGATTTCAATACTGAAGTGACCGAAGGATGCCTCGGCGAGACTGTATATTTCTACAATGCATCCCAGAATGCCGATTCATATTTATGGAATTTCGGAGACGGTACGACCTCGCAGGATCTGAATCCAATGCATACTTATTCCGCGGCCGGTGTTTATACAATCAGCCTGACGGCTTACAACTCCTGTGGTGATGATACCGAGACCAAAGTGAATTATGTCACGGTCATTGCCGGACCAACGGCCGATTTCAGCGCCACGCCGATTTCGGGCAACTCACCCATGACGGTCGATTTCACTGATCTTTCAACCAGTGATTTGGTTATTAATTCCTGGGACTGGAATTTCGGTGATGGCGGTACGTCAGGCGATCAAACCCCGACGCATATATATACCGCTCCGGGAACCTATACCGTATCCCTGACTGTAACCGATGATTGCGGTGATGATAATGAAACGAAGATAGAATACATCAATGTGATCGATACCTGCGCCGTTGATTTCTTCGCCGAGCCGACTGAAGGATGCGTCGAAACGACTGTCTATTTCAATGGCGACGCAACCGGCGATTGTAATATTGTCGCTTGGTTGTGGAATTTCGGCGATCCGGCCAGCGGCGGCCAGAATACCGCATCGGGGCGGATTGTTCAGCATAGATACCGGTTGGACGGAACTTATACCGTTACCATGACGGCTGTCAATGATGAAGATTCGATTATTGTCGCAAAAACTAATTTCATCACGATTCACGGCGGTCCCAACGCCGCTTTTGATGCCACACCAACTCAAGGGACGGCGCCATTACTGGTCAATTTTACCGATAAGTCCACAAGTGGTCTGGCTATTTATTCCTGGGAATGGAACTTTGGCGATCCGACCAGCGGCGACAACGTATCGATACTCCAAAATCCGAGCCATATATATACCGCCGATGGTACTTATAATGTATCGCTTATCGTGAATAACGAATGCGGTGCCGATACGACCCACGGCGAAATAATCGTGACTCCTTCAATTTCTGTCACTAAGTCTGTTGATAAAGGCTTTGCCCGTATGGGTGATGATCTCCTCTATACGGTGACGATTCGCAACAACTCTCAGGAACCTGCCAGTAATGTCTTGGTGACTGATACTATTCCGGATTCAACCGGATGTCTTATAAACAGTATTTCCGGAAATGGTATCTATGATCCAAATCTGGACATGGTCTCCTGGTATATACCGGTCGTAAGCCCCGGCGCCGAAGAGACAGTATCGTTTATGGTTAATCTTGATGGACCGTTTACGACTTTCCCAACCATGGTTTATAACCAGGCGATAGCTTATATCGGAACCGAATCCAAGAGCGCCAGCGCTCAGGTTTATTACAGTAATATTGTCGAAACCGAAGTTGACCAACCTACCGGCGGTGAACTGGGTATCTTCAAAGCTGTCAGCGCGACGTTAGCATCACGGGGAGATGTTCTGACTTATACCATTACAGTCGCCAATGACCGCGATGCCGCTAATAATGTCACTATCTTTGACGCCATTCCGGATTCGACGACTTACGTTAACGGCTCAATCAGCAGCGGCGGTGTCTACACTTCTGCTACCGATAGCCTCGAATGGCAACTGGGTACATTAAATCCATTCGAATCGAGAATGGTATCGTTCCAGGTGACTGTTAACTCGGGTATCACTGAAAATATAAAAATCCCGAATACGGCTCTCGTTCAGAGTTCGCTGGGCAGCGATCAGAGTAACGAAGTCATTACCGCTGTCAGTACGGTTCCGATTGTCATCACCAAAACTACAAGTACTCCAAGCGGCATGATCGGCGATCTGATGCGTTTCACGATTCAAGTCCAGAATTTCACTGATCAGCTATTTACCGATGTTCAACTGACCGATACCATGCCTAATGGAATCTTCTATATCGGTGGAACATCTCTACTTAATGGTTCCGGTTCAGGTGATCCTACCGGCGACAATCCTTATATCTGGGCTCTGGGAGATTTGCAGGCCAGCGAAACCATAACACTTGAATATACAAGTTTGGTAAGCGCCTCAGCACAACCGGGTATGCATGAAAACGTCGCTCGAGCTCAGGCAATGCAAGCCGGTGTTCCAACCGCTTCCAATCGTGCCGTTGCCAGGGTTTATATCCTCAGCCATAGCCTCTCCGGATCAATTCGCGGTCGAGTTATTGTCGATTGCGATGGAGACGGCGTAGCCGATATGGATTCGATCCCATCCCCGATTGATATTTATCTGGATGACGGCTCTCAATCGCAGGCTAACGAAAAAGGAATGTTCTATTTCAGTACCGTTCGACCGGGCGAGAGAGTTGTCATGCTCGATGAGCGAGATTTGGATGGTTACTATATACCGGACGACGCTCAGGCTTCGGTCTTCGCTCATGTGCATGAAACCGGTGAATCATATATACTATTCAGAATCTGTCCGGAATACGCGCGTCTCAATATCGAGAAGAAGGCTTCGATTGTTCCTACGATTAAGTTAACCAAAAAGGCAAGTTTGAATCCGGAGCAAATTGTCGATAACCTTGGCGTTCTGATAGATTATGAAATCGATATAAAATCGAACGGTCTGGCTGATCCTACCAGGGTCCGCGTCGTCGATTCATTCCCCGAGAGTATGAATTTGATACTGAATGAATCGCAGGAGCTGATACCTCAGGAAGACGGCAACCAGTTGATCTATGAAGTGACCGCGGCTCAGGAACGGATGCAAAAATCGATCCTCTATTCTCTTAGAGATTTAGAGCCCGGTATGCGCCAGTTCTTGACGAACAAGGTCTTCCTTGAAGGCGATATTGAAAAAACCGGACAAGCTGTAGAAACCGTAACATCCGAACCGGTCGAAGTTGCCGTCGGACCATTCCTGTTGGCTCCGCCTCAGGATGTCCAGATTACTTTGACCCCGGCGCTGTTTATCACCAGTAAAGCGGATTTACTGGAACCGGCTATTCCTCAGCTCGAAGCTGCAGCCGACTCGATAATGAAATACGCTGATGCCGATATCAAAGTCGAGGGTCACTGCGATTACCGCAAGATCAACACGCCCGAATTCCCGTCCAACTGGGAATTGGGTGAGGCCCGCGCTAAAGCGGTAGTGGATTGGCTGGCGGTAAATCGTAATGTTGATCGCGACCGACTTTCTTTCGAGAGCTTCGCGGCCACTCGTCCAATTATCGAAAACGTGCATACTTCCGAATTGCTGCAGCCCAACCGGCGCACGGAAGTAATTATCAAAACCAGAATTGGAGGCTTCATGGCTCCGAGCGCTATCCCCGCCGGCGGCTGGGAAAAGACGACTTCCATGACCTTAAATCCGATTACATTTGATACCGTTTTTGAAGCATCTCAAGCGGTGTTAGAAACCGGTCTCGATGATACCTGGGAAGTCATTTTAACAATTGAGAACACCGGCGCGATTGCGGCCGAAAATACGATCCTAACCGATATCATTCCCGACGGCGCGGAGTATTTAGACAACAGCGCAACTCTGAACGGAAACAATGTTTCGGTTACAGTCGAAGGTCAGAAGCTGCTAATTTCAATAGACCGAATTGATCCGTCACAGAAGTTGGAATTCCGTTATCGGATTCGCGCGATAGAAGGCGCTACCCCATCCGGCGGCGGCGCGGCTTCTATTGAAATGAAAACTTCGAATAATCAACCAGTTATTCAGACTTCCAACGAAGTCCGCTTCAAATAG